A single window of Vibrio sp. HB236076 DNA harbors:
- the greB gene encoding transcription elongation factor GreB produces the protein MKSKLITREGYNKLKQEHDYLWHERRPEVTKIVTWAASLGDRSENADYTFNKRLLRQIDRRVRFLRKYLPDVTVVDYSEQQEGKVFFGAWVEIENEAGVIKQFRIVGPEEIYGEEAKMYISIDAPMARALLKKEVDEDVVVRTPEGEKVWWINRIEYGKTIDFRPNWLLSTIKDKTNG, from the coding sequence ATGAAGTCAAAACTCATTACCCGTGAGGGGTATAATAAACTGAAACAAGAACACGATTACCTGTGGCATGAGCGTCGACCTGAAGTGACGAAAATTGTGACTTGGGCAGCGAGCTTAGGGGATCGTTCTGAGAACGCTGACTATACGTTTAACAAGCGATTATTGAGGCAAATTGATCGACGGGTCCGTTTTTTGCGCAAGTACCTACCGGATGTCACTGTCGTTGACTACTCTGAGCAACAAGAGGGGAAGGTGTTTTTTGGTGCTTGGGTTGAAATTGAAAATGAAGCCGGAGTGATTAAGCAGTTTCGCATCGTAGGCCCTGAAGAAATTTATGGGGAAGAGGCAAAAATGTATATTTCGATCGATGCCCCGATGGCGCGTGCGTTGTTAAAGAAAGAAGTGGATGAAGACGTCGTTGTCCGTACACCAGAAGGTGAGAAAGTGTGGTGGATTAACCGCATAGAATATGGAAAAACGATCGATTTTCGCCCGAATTGGTTGCTGTCTACCATAAAAGATAAGACCAATGGATAA
- a CDS encoding EAL domain-containing protein produces the protein MTTLLIERAFKHQRLTTLTISSGLFYLFASLALALTRDGQNIALLWMANISVAYYLSTQDAKYWSTALLGVAIANLAADYPYSSSILQSLSFLPANLIEITITAHVLKHHVSIDQVFKKPFALLKVFYLVCFLTPITGALSGTLLHYTYSQQLSWSFTLNWWLSSVIGCFALLPLCLLVSQRGLTTTLESFLKPWVLALLIAGGVIIYHSLIHLAFPYIYISTAYFVIAVISLSAAVYMAFFATIFVTLMLNIGALIPTDPILKFAEFATALFYLPHLLSLIPLLALAFAVYSNKKNQAQLISQQQQSKELYRKTPVAMYTLDQYGDIVDVSDQWLNLLGYQRKDVLGKASVDFMMPNSKELALNTHMPQLYRRGTVHELDYQFRHANGEPINVLFSAVIKEEHLQMRAYVVLSDISREKHLDQQAQQREQFLQLTLSSVGDAIVATDTEGKVTYVNPKARSLLDLCQSTQPLHSPADDIIKLYDLDGVQTPTSVNQVLSCHELFQREQKLKLHSPSQGEMIIKERAYPIMDKKQFQGVVLVYQDITKEHHLQEEMCYIAKHDELTGLPNRTVLVKRLTELCHNPEPDKNFVLLYLDLDNFKNINDCRGHSEGDRVLKVLSERIETFLSPQDEVYRFGGDEFVVLLNNNYQAMKLKRECQTLLDEINLPLTIHKTQHSLSASVGIVSFPRDGQDPDTLLRRADVAMYQAKSQGKNTFSFYTKGLTEHIEQRLEIEQRLKRAIELNRLEVHYQPIFNTKTNQTTHAEALCRWPSDDTDKLFPDQFIPVAEESTLIHQLGMLVLNKTCENETLFRQYQAISINISAIQMELPHFMDDIKTTLQRNKIPPSRLIFEITETSIMKNPENSQKVLAELRAMGSQIAVDDFGTGYSSLSYLKRYPVDYLKIDRDFINDLTRSKSDHAFVMAIISLAKALDLKVIAEGVETQEQQDELSQAGCEYLQGYHLGKPEPVEMESNMLYFSSVSH, from the coding sequence ATGACTACTCTTTTAATTGAGCGAGCTTTTAAGCATCAGCGGCTTACCACTTTAACGATCAGCAGTGGCTTGTTTTATCTTTTCGCCAGCCTGGCCTTGGCATTAACTCGCGACGGACAAAACATTGCGTTACTGTGGATGGCCAATATTAGCGTTGCCTATTACTTGTCAACGCAAGATGCTAAATACTGGTCGACGGCATTACTTGGGGTTGCGATCGCCAATTTAGCCGCCGATTACCCGTATTCGTCCTCGATACTACAAAGCTTGAGCTTTTTGCCCGCCAACCTAATAGAAATCACCATTACCGCTCATGTATTAAAACACCATGTATCGATAGACCAAGTGTTTAAAAAACCGTTTGCCTTGTTAAAAGTCTTTTATTTAGTTTGCTTTTTAACACCCATTACGGGCGCCTTATCCGGCACCTTACTTCACTATACCTACAGCCAACAATTATCGTGGAGCTTTACATTAAACTGGTGGTTATCGAGCGTCATTGGTTGCTTTGCCTTATTGCCTTTATGTCTGTTAGTCAGCCAACGAGGGTTAACCACGACATTGGAATCGTTTCTCAAACCATGGGTATTGGCTTTGCTGATCGCTGGAGGGGTGATTATTTATCACAGTTTAATTCACTTGGCCTTCCCTTATATTTACATTTCAACGGCCTATTTTGTCATCGCCGTTATTTCGTTAAGTGCTGCTGTCTACATGGCTTTTTTTGCCACCATTTTCGTCACTTTGATGCTCAATATTGGCGCTCTGATACCCACTGACCCCATTTTAAAATTCGCCGAGTTTGCTACCGCCCTTTTTTACTTGCCTCACTTATTGTCACTGATCCCTTTGTTGGCCTTAGCGTTTGCGGTGTACAGCAATAAAAAAAATCAAGCCCAGTTAATTTCACAACAACAACAATCTAAAGAGCTTTATCGCAAGACGCCTGTCGCCATGTACACCCTAGATCAGTATGGTGACATTGTTGATGTCAGTGACCAATGGTTAAACTTACTGGGCTATCAAAGAAAAGACGTGCTTGGCAAAGCATCGGTTGACTTCATGATGCCCAACAGCAAAGAACTGGCTCTCAATACTCACATGCCACAACTTTATCGACGTGGCACGGTACACGAGCTCGACTATCAATTCCGACACGCGAATGGCGAGCCTATTAATGTCTTATTTTCGGCAGTCATAAAAGAAGAACACCTGCAAATGCGCGCTTATGTGGTCCTTTCTGACATCTCTCGAGAAAAACATCTCGATCAGCAAGCTCAGCAACGCGAGCAATTTTTGCAATTGACCTTGAGCTCCGTCGGCGATGCGATTGTCGCCACCGACACCGAAGGTAAAGTCACTTATGTTAATCCTAAAGCTAGATCCTTACTCGACCTGTGTCAAAGCACTCAGCCACTGCACTCACCAGCCGATGATATAATTAAACTATACGATCTTGATGGCGTGCAGACGCCAACCTCGGTCAACCAAGTCCTGTCTTGTCATGAGCTATTTCAGCGCGAGCAAAAACTCAAGCTACACTCCCCTTCACAAGGAGAAATGATCATCAAAGAGCGTGCCTACCCCATTATGGATAAAAAGCAATTTCAAGGGGTAGTACTGGTTTATCAGGACATAACCAAAGAGCACCATTTACAAGAAGAGATGTGCTACATTGCAAAACACGACGAGTTGACTGGGTTGCCCAATCGCACAGTGCTGGTCAAACGATTAACCGAGCTTTGCCACAACCCCGAGCCGGATAAAAACTTTGTTTTGCTCTATTTAGATCTGGATAACTTCAAAAACATCAACGACTGCCGTGGTCACTCCGAAGGCGATCGCGTGTTAAAAGTCCTGTCTGAGCGCATCGAGACTTTTTTGTCGCCACAAGATGAAGTGTATCGTTTTGGCGGGGACGAATTTGTGGTGTTACTCAATAACAACTATCAAGCCATGAAACTCAAGCGGGAATGCCAAACCTTACTCGATGAAATTAACCTGCCATTAACAATACACAAGACACAGCATAGCCTCTCAGCCAGTGTTGGCATTGTGAGTTTCCCACGTGACGGTCAAGACCCCGACACACTACTAAGACGTGCCGATGTCGCCATGTATCAAGCGAAATCACAAGGCAAAAACACTTTCAGCTTTTACACTAAAGGCCTAACCGAGCACATTGAACAGCGTTTAGAAATTGAGCAACGACTGAAGCGAGCGATAGAGCTCAACCGCCTTGAAGTCCACTATCAGCCCATTTTCAATACCAAAACCAACCAAACTACTCACGCGGAAGCCTTGTGCCGTTGGCCTAGCGATGACACGGATAAATTATTTCCCGATCAATTTATTCCGGTTGCCGAGGAAAGTACATTGATTCATCAGTTGGGTATGTTGGTATTAAACAAAACCTGTGAAAATGAAACCTTGTTCAGACAGTATCAAGCGATTTCCATAAACATTAGCGCCATTCAAATGGAGCTGCCCCATTTTATGGACGACATAAAAACCACCTTACAACGCAATAAGATACCGCCAAGTCGATTGATCTTTGAGATAACAGAAACATCGATTATGAAAAACCCAGAAAACAGTCAAAAGGTCCTTGCAGAGCTAAGAGCCATGGGCAGTCAAATCGCCGTTGATGATTTTGGCACCGGTTATTCAAGCTTGAGCTACCTGAAGAGATACCCTGTCGATTACTTAAAAATTGATCGTGACTTTATTAACGATTTGACTCGTTCTAAATCGGATCACGCCTTTGTCATGGCCATCATTAGCCTTGCCAAAGCTTTAGACCTTAAGGTTATTGCAGAAGGCGTGGAAACCCAAGAGCAACAAGACGAGCTCAGCCAAGCTGGGTGCGAATATTTACAAGGTTATCACTTAGGCAAGCCCGAGCCCGTTGAGATGGAAAGCAATATGCTCTATTTTTCGAGTGTGTCTCATTAA
- the nfuA gene encoding Fe-S biogenesis protein NfuA yields the protein MSNITITETAQTHFANLLSQQAEGTNIRIFVVNPGTQNAECGVSYCPPEAVESNDTELPFNGFSAMIDELSLPFLDEAVIDFVTDKMGSQLTLKAPNAKMRKVSDDAPLIERVEYLIQTQINPDLAGHGGHINLVEITEDGVAIIAFGGGCNGCSMVDVTLKDGIEKQLLNMFEGELTGVRDATEHNRGDHSYM from the coding sequence GTGTCAAATATTACCATTACTGAAACAGCGCAAACTCATTTTGCCAACTTACTCTCTCAACAAGCCGAAGGCACTAATATTCGTATTTTTGTCGTCAATCCAGGTACTCAAAACGCAGAGTGTGGCGTTTCTTACTGCCCACCAGAAGCCGTAGAGTCCAATGATACAGAACTGCCGTTTAACGGTTTTTCGGCCATGATTGACGAATTAAGCTTACCCTTCTTAGACGAGGCCGTTATTGATTTTGTCACTGATAAAATGGGCTCTCAACTGACGCTAAAAGCGCCCAATGCCAAGATGCGTAAAGTCTCAGACGATGCACCTTTAATCGAGCGTGTTGAGTATCTCATTCAAACGCAAATCAACCCTGATTTAGCCGGTCATGGCGGTCATATTAACCTGGTTGAAATCACCGAAGATGGCGTGGCCATTATCGCCTTTGGCGGTGGCTGTAACGGTTGTTCTATGGTCGATGTCACTCTTAAAGACGGCATTGAAAAGCAACTGCTCAACATGTTTGAAGGCGAACTCACCGGTGTGCGCGATGCTACCGAGCACAACCGCGGTGATCACTCTTACATGTAA
- the nudE gene encoding ADP compounds hydrolase NudE, producing the protein MSKRVPPEIIAKHTVAQSRLFTIEGLDLRFSNGVERRYERMRPSGRNAVLMVPITEQGDILLVREYGAGTERYELGFPKGLIDPGETEQQAAVRELKEEIGFGAKTLTPLKQVVLAPSYFSSKMTLFIAQDLYPEKLEGDEPEPLDIVRWPLAQAEELLTHLDFCEARSITALMMTLRHLSK; encoded by the coding sequence ATGTCTAAGCGAGTACCACCAGAGATCATAGCCAAACACACTGTTGCTCAATCTAGACTCTTTACGATTGAGGGCCTAGACCTGCGTTTTTCAAACGGTGTAGAACGCCGCTATGAACGCATGCGACCCAGTGGTCGCAATGCCGTTTTGATGGTGCCAATCACAGAGCAAGGCGATATTTTACTCGTACGGGAATACGGTGCCGGGACAGAGCGCTACGAACTTGGCTTTCCCAAAGGGTTGATTGACCCTGGCGAAACGGAACAACAAGCCGCGGTACGTGAACTCAAAGAAGAAATTGGCTTTGGGGCGAAAACCTTAACACCACTTAAACAAGTTGTGCTCGCGCCCTCTTATTTCTCTAGCAAAATGACGTTGTTCATTGCTCAAGACCTCTATCCAGAAAAGCTTGAAGGTGACGAGCCAGAGCCCCTCGACATCGTTCGCTGGCCACTGGCGCAAGCGGAAGAGCTGCTCACTCACCTCGACTTTTGTGAAGCTCGAAGTATCACCGCTTTAATGATGACCTTGCGTCACTTGTCAAAATAG
- a CDS encoding Tex family protein — MSQVISQTLAKELNVRLEQVTAAVQLIDDGNTVPFIARYRKEATGGLDDTQLRNLDSRLSYLRELEERRQSILKSIEEQGKLTPDLHAAIQSADSKTRLEDLYLPYKPKRRTKGQIAIEAGLEPLADLLWQDPSQDPATRAQHYLNPEHKINEIKDALDGARAIVMERIAEEADLLAQLRQHLTRHAQIESTVIAGQEQSGEKFKDYFDHKEPIAKVPSHRALAMLRGRNEGVLNLTLNADPDQEEDVRQSHCETIIAHYYGLNLSDAPGDSWRKQVISWAWRIKVSMHMETEFMTTMKERAEIEAIDVFATNLKDLLMAAPAGPKATLGLDPGLRTGSKIAVVDSTGKVLATDTIYPHPPQKQYAQAAQTVVHLVKQHQVDLIAIGNGTASRETDAFVADLIKQANLKVQKITVSEAGASVYSASELAAKEFPNLDVSLRGAVSIARRLQDPLAELVKIDPKSIGVGQYQHDVSQSMLAKRLDAVVEDCVNAVGVDVNTASAALLTRVAGLSQTLAQNIVDYRDENGRFDARTSLKKVPRLGPKAFEQCAGFLRIMDGKNPLDASAVHPEAYPVVKRIAEKQHKPLAELIGQSAFLRQLNAIDYTDDEFGLPTVTDIIKELDKPGRDPRPEFKTATFAEGVNEIKDLEPGMVLEGVVSNVANFGAFVDIGVHQDGLVHISALTDRYVSDPREVVKAGDIVKVKVMEVDAARKRIGLSMRLNDEPGQSGAKASHDKGRHQNKGQRHSRTHSSQPETNGAMGGAFAAAFAKAKR; from the coding sequence ATGAGCCAAGTTATCTCTCAAACTCTTGCTAAAGAACTCAACGTCCGTCTTGAGCAAGTCACCGCGGCGGTGCAATTAATCGACGATGGCAACACGGTGCCTTTTATCGCACGCTATCGCAAAGAGGCAACCGGTGGACTAGACGACACCCAACTGCGCAACCTAGACAGTCGTTTAAGTTATTTACGAGAATTAGAAGAACGACGCCAAAGCATTCTCAAGTCCATCGAGGAGCAAGGTAAGTTAACCCCGGATCTACACGCTGCGATTCAAAGTGCCGACAGCAAAACTCGCTTAGAAGATTTGTACCTACCCTACAAACCAAAACGCAGAACCAAAGGGCAAATCGCCATCGAAGCCGGTTTAGAGCCACTCGCCGACTTACTTTGGCAAGACCCGAGCCAAGACCCGGCCACCCGCGCACAGCACTACCTCAACCCTGAGCACAAAATTAACGAGATCAAAGACGCGCTAGACGGCGCCCGTGCAATTGTGATGGAGCGCATTGCCGAAGAGGCGGATTTGCTCGCACAACTGCGCCAACATTTGACGCGTCACGCTCAAATAGAGTCCACAGTGATCGCTGGTCAGGAGCAATCTGGGGAAAAATTCAAAGATTATTTTGACCATAAAGAGCCGATTGCAAAGGTTCCATCTCACCGTGCGCTGGCCATGCTGCGCGGCCGCAATGAAGGTGTCCTCAATTTGACGCTCAATGCCGACCCCGACCAAGAAGAAGACGTACGCCAGTCTCATTGTGAAACCATTATCGCTCACTACTATGGTCTCAATCTCAGTGATGCACCGGGCGATAGCTGGCGCAAACAAGTGATCAGCTGGGCGTGGCGTATCAAGGTCTCCATGCATATGGAAACCGAGTTCATGACGACCATGAAAGAGCGCGCTGAAATTGAAGCCATTGATGTCTTTGCCACTAACCTCAAAGATCTGCTCATGGCCGCGCCTGCAGGTCCCAAAGCGACTTTAGGTTTGGATCCTGGATTGCGCACCGGCTCTAAAATTGCCGTCGTCGATAGCACAGGTAAAGTGCTCGCAACAGACACCATTTATCCACACCCACCACAAAAGCAGTACGCTCAGGCCGCTCAAACGGTGGTTCACTTGGTTAAACAACACCAGGTCGATCTCATCGCTATCGGCAATGGTACCGCCTCTCGGGAAACCGATGCTTTTGTCGCCGATTTGATCAAGCAAGCCAATCTAAAAGTACAGAAAATCACCGTTAGTGAAGCCGGCGCGTCGGTTTACTCCGCTTCGGAGCTGGCCGCCAAAGAATTCCCTAACCTCGACGTTTCTTTACGCGGTGCCGTCTCCATTGCCCGTCGTCTGCAAGACCCGCTTGCCGAATTGGTTAAAATTGATCCTAAATCGATTGGAGTAGGCCAATACCAACACGATGTGAGTCAATCGATGCTAGCAAAACGGCTCGATGCGGTTGTGGAAGACTGTGTTAACGCCGTCGGTGTTGATGTCAACACCGCATCCGCAGCCTTGCTGACTCGCGTAGCGGGCCTCTCGCAGACCCTGGCGCAAAACATCGTCGACTATCGCGATGAAAACGGCCGCTTTGACGCACGCACCAGTTTGAAAAAAGTACCTCGTTTGGGGCCGAAAGCCTTCGAACAATGTGCCGGTTTCTTACGTATTATGGATGGTAAAAACCCACTTGATGCGTCTGCCGTTCACCCCGAAGCGTATCCGGTCGTCAAGCGTATCGCGGAAAAACAACACAAACCGCTTGCCGAACTGATTGGTCAAAGTGCGTTTTTGCGCCAGCTCAATGCCATAGATTACACTGATGATGAATTTGGCTTACCTACGGTCACCGATATCATCAAAGAACTCGACAAACCCGGTCGCGATCCAAGACCTGAGTTTAAAACCGCCACCTTTGCCGAAGGAGTCAATGAAATTAAAGACTTAGAACCTGGAATGGTCTTAGAGGGTGTGGTCTCAAACGTGGCAAACTTTGGCGCTTTTGTCGATATTGGCGTACACCAAGATGGTTTAGTACACATTTCCGCACTGACCGATCGCTACGTGTCAGACCCACGTGAGGTCGTGAAAGCAGGCGATATTGTCAAAGTGAAAGTGATGGAAGTTGACGCGGCTCGTAAACGCATAGGGCTTTCTATGCGCCTCAACGATGAACCGGGGCAAAGTGGTGCGAAAGCCAGCCACGACAAAGGGCGCCATCAAAACAAAGGGCAGCGTCATTCGCGAACGCACTCATCTCAACCAGAGACCAATGGTGCGATGGGGGGCGCTTTTGCCGCGGCCTTTGCCAAAGCCAAACGTTAA
- the bioH gene encoding pimeloyl-ACP methyl ester esterase BioH → MGQGPDLVLLHGWGMNAEVWSEIALPLSRHFRVHLVDLPGYGFSAGCPATDWQHLQSQLLAQAPDKAIWLGWSLGGLVVTQLALSVPERVSHAITVASSPRFSALKAQRWRGIEPEVLAQFSQQLQSDFQQTIERFMALQAMGSRTAKRDVKTIKQAVLSRPTPCPESLAQGLDWLAKIDLREQLVNIKLPFLRLYGRLDGLVPKITATHVDQLHPSSESIIFAQSSHAPFITEPEEFYNTIIKFVQKNS, encoded by the coding sequence ATGGGCCAAGGGCCAGATCTGGTGCTGTTACATGGTTGGGGCATGAATGCTGAGGTGTGGTCGGAAATTGCCCTGCCACTCAGTCGACATTTTCGCGTGCATTTGGTTGACTTACCCGGTTATGGGTTCAGTGCAGGTTGCCCTGCGACAGATTGGCAGCACTTGCAATCACAACTGTTGGCACAGGCGCCGGATAAGGCCATTTGGCTCGGTTGGTCCTTGGGCGGTTTAGTGGTGACTCAACTTGCCTTATCCGTTCCCGAGCGAGTCAGTCATGCGATCACGGTGGCGAGTTCGCCGCGCTTTTCGGCGTTAAAAGCGCAGCGATGGCGAGGGATTGAGCCCGAAGTCTTAGCGCAATTTAGCCAGCAATTACAGTCAGATTTTCAGCAAACGATAGAGCGTTTTATGGCTTTACAAGCCATGGGGAGCAGAACCGCCAAGCGCGATGTCAAAACCATTAAGCAGGCTGTGTTGTCACGTCCTACACCTTGCCCAGAGTCTCTGGCACAAGGGTTAGACTGGTTGGCAAAGATCGACTTACGCGAGCAATTGGTCAATATTAAGTTGCCGTTTTTGCGTCTATATGGACGCCTAGATGGTTTGGTTCCTAAAATTACGGCCACCCATGTAGACCAGTTACACCCGAGCAGTGAAAGTATTATTTTTGCACAATCCTCACACGCGCCTTTCATTACTGAGCCGGAGGAATTTTACAATACCATTATAAAATTTGTTCAAAAAAACAGCTAA
- the cysQ gene encoding 3'(2'),5'-bisphosphate nucleotidase CysQ — MQDLSHLLPSVIDIARQAGQLILDIYETKQYQAYTKDDETPVTSADLAAHKLITEALKQLTPDIPVLSEEDADISLKQRAHWHRYWLVDPLDGTQEFIARSGDFATIIALVEDNHPVMGVVYGPVSGVTYYAYQGKGAWKIPEMGESVKIYTHKHEYAKQSIAIAISRRQNINRITNCMSSEWNYELIPLGSAALKACLVAEGAVDCYLRLGPTGEWDTAATQCIVEQAGGRILSTQLDPLSYNERDTFQNPNFIVLGDADLPWDQILIKKK; from the coding sequence ATGCAGGATTTATCTCATCTATTACCTAGTGTTATCGACATTGCACGCCAAGCTGGCCAACTGATCTTAGACATTTACGAAACCAAACAATATCAAGCGTACACCAAAGACGATGAAACCCCTGTCACCAGCGCCGATCTCGCCGCCCATAAACTGATCACTGAGGCGCTAAAACAACTCACCCCCGATATCCCCGTACTCTCTGAAGAAGATGCCGACATCAGCTTAAAACAGCGAGCACACTGGCACCGGTACTGGTTAGTTGATCCACTCGATGGCACCCAAGAGTTTATTGCGCGCAGTGGCGATTTCGCTACCATCATCGCCCTGGTCGAAGACAATCATCCCGTGATGGGGGTTGTTTATGGCCCCGTCTCTGGCGTGACCTATTACGCCTATCAGGGCAAGGGAGCTTGGAAAATTCCCGAAATGGGCGAAAGTGTAAAAATTTACACTCACAAACACGAATACGCCAAACAAAGTATCGCCATCGCCATCAGCCGTCGGCAAAACATCAATCGCATCACTAACTGTATGAGCTCAGAGTGGAATTACGAACTGATCCCTCTAGGCTCTGCGGCCTTAAAAGCCTGCCTAGTGGCAGAAGGTGCCGTGGATTGCTACCTGAGACTAGGGCCAACGGGTGAATGGGATACGGCGGCAACCCAGTGTATTGTTGAACAAGCCGGTGGCCGCATTCTCAGTACCCAACTAGACCCGCTGTCCTACAATGAAAGGGATACGTTTCAAAACCCCAATTTTATTGTACTCGGTGATGCCGATCTGCCTTGGGATCAAATCTTAATCAAGAAAAAGTAG
- a CDS encoding ATP-dependent Lon protease codes for MNVSLNNINVPLIAPTVNLPTEQVARDNRVKQPVRPTVATSRAQSERKTSTQEKHDKNQAWDPSLHPDYEVDGVTEQADSEDAASPLTRWFELLALSSYSENQGLGYTVRFRLPKNLLDGIAHSGEMNKRRQVIRYHYGHSVAPNSPSHVIAVL; via the coding sequence ATGAATGTATCATTGAATAATATCAATGTGCCGTTAATCGCCCCAACGGTGAATTTGCCAACTGAACAAGTCGCACGGGACAATCGAGTTAAACAACCCGTTAGGCCAACAGTGGCAACGTCTCGAGCACAATCCGAGCGAAAAACATCGACACAGGAAAAGCACGATAAAAACCAAGCCTGGGATCCGTCATTGCACCCAGACTATGAGGTTGATGGCGTGACTGAACAAGCTGATAGTGAAGACGCGGCCTCGCCATTGACGAGGTGGTTTGAGTTGTTAGCGCTGAGCAGTTACAGCGAAAATCAGGGCTTGGGTTATACCGTGCGCTTTCGATTGCCGAAGAATTTGCTTGATGGGATCGCGCATTCCGGAGAAATGAATAAACGCCGACAAGTGATCCGATATCACTATGGTCACTCGGTCGCGCCCAATTCTCCCTCTCACGTGATTGCCGTGCTCTAA
- a CDS encoding ComF family protein, giving the protein MRLSTMRFALRDFVHHLAWFLVPSPTPCHLCGLPRVTQDHSLWCHSCYQSLSSDCLCPRCGLQLAAEEDLCGQCLLQPPYWQRLYCLGDYQFPLDQYIHKLKYQQQPYFANDLAALLAKRIDTPAAVMIPVPLFWRRQWQRGYNQSELIARALSQRLGNRTVNALKRTRHTQVQRGLTRKERQKNLQGAIALLPSCRALPSHVALVDDVVTTGSTLNAICPLLFECGVKKIDIYCICRTGDPRSKC; this is encoded by the coding sequence ATGAGGTTATCGACAATGCGTTTTGCTCTTAGAGACTTTGTACATCACTTAGCCTGGTTTTTAGTCCCCTCACCCACCCCATGCCATTTGTGTGGTTTGCCTCGCGTTACGCAAGATCACAGCCTTTGGTGCCACAGTTGCTATCAAAGCCTCTCGAGTGACTGTTTATGCCCTCGATGTGGGTTACAACTGGCAGCCGAAGAGGATCTGTGCGGTCAGTGCCTACTGCAACCGCCTTACTGGCAGCGCTTGTACTGTTTGGGAGATTACCAATTTCCTCTTGATCAGTATATTCACAAACTCAAATACCAGCAGCAGCCGTATTTCGCCAATGACCTTGCCGCCTTACTGGCTAAGCGCATTGACACCCCCGCTGCAGTCATGATCCCAGTGCCTTTATTCTGGCGACGCCAATGGCAACGAGGCTATAACCAAAGCGAATTGATTGCACGTGCACTGAGTCAAAGGCTCGGCAATCGAACCGTCAATGCCCTCAAGCGCACTCGTCATACCCAAGTTCAACGTGGATTAACACGCAAAGAGCGACAAAAAAACCTCCAAGGTGCCATCGCATTGTTACCCTCCTGCCGAGCGCTACCTAGCCATGTCGCCTTGGTCGATGACGTCGTCACGACAGGCAGTACGCTCAATGCCATTTGCCCTTTGCTCTTCGAGTGTGGAGTAAAAAAAATCGATATCTATTGTATTTGTCGCACAGGTGATCCAAGATCGAAATGTTAA
- a CDS encoding GNAT family N-acetyltransferase, with translation MMPTSSPIVIRTIQSSDNLIMADIIRQSFFDHGIDHLEGVSLHDPALVDLTAAYQKEKHRYWVALYAGKLAGGCGIAPLQGGTENYCELQKLYVKQDYHGLGIGKALIEHSLQYAKAIGYQYCYLETLPELSKAVGLYEKLGFVPLKQAIGNTGHHDCDIRMLNTL, from the coding sequence ATGATGCCCACCTCTTCTCCTATTGTTATTCGCACCATTCAAAGCAGTGATAACCTCATCATGGCTGATATCATTAGGCAAAGCTTTTTCGACCACGGCATTGACCATTTAGAAGGCGTCAGTTTACACGACCCCGCGTTAGTTGACCTCACCGCTGCCTATCAAAAAGAAAAACATCGTTATTGGGTTGCACTGTATGCAGGTAAACTTGCCGGTGGCTGTGGCATAGCCCCGTTACAAGGTGGCACTGAAAACTACTGTGAGCTACAAAAACTTTATGTAAAGCAAGACTATCACGGGCTAGGAATTGGAAAAGCCTTGATTGAACACAGCCTGCAATACGCAAAAGCCATAGGTTATCAGTATTGTTATTTAGAAACCTTACCAGAGTTGAGCAAAGCGGTCGGTTTGTATGAAAAGCTCGGTTTTGTGCCTCTCAAACAAGCGATTGGCAATACCGGTCACCACGACTGTGATATTCGTATGCTTAACACATTGTAA